TAAGGTCATGGCTCTATATGAATGAGTTACAAATTTTATTAAGCGGCAGTGTGTATGTCATATTAACGCACATAAGCTATCGAAAGTAATCATCTTCACTGTTTCAAAAACGCAACTATATCGATACTATGCAAATAGATATTTCTATTCTACCACCTCTAACTCTTTCCTTTCGACCACGTGCTGTAATTGGTAATATCCGTAGCGTGAAATTTTGCTGAAACTCATGTAACAAAATGTCGGAAACTTCAGAGGACGAACAGACGCAGCTGCAAACGAGTGACGACGATGAGGATCTAAGTGGCGaagaggagctggaagatgGAGATAACGACCATGTGGAAGAGGACAACGAGGCGGCACAAAGTGGCGAAGATGAACTATCTAATGGCACCGAGCCGGAGGACGACGCAGCCGAGGAACAGAAGCTAACCTGGAAAGATCTCGTATGAGCCCCgctattaattaaaattaaaattcaatctAATGGACATATTTCTTCAAAGGGTCTCAATGAGGCTTTGTGTCAAGCATGTGACGAATTGAAGTGGAAGGCGCCTTCGAAGATCCAACGTGAGGCCATTCCGGTAGCCTTACAGGGCAAGGATGTAATTGGCCTGGCGGAGACCGGTTCCGGCAAGACGGGCGCCTTCGCTTTACCAATTTTACACGCTCTTCTCGAGAATCCGCAGCGGTATTTTGCCCTCGTGCTAACCCCCACGAGGGAACTGGCCTTTCAAATTGGCGAGCAGTTTGAAGCCCTTGGTGAGTTTTAGCATAATTTATGTGCTTTTAATTCGCAGTGATGTTAAacttgttttgattttgtgtATCCacgaaaatatgaaattataattttccTATTCGTCACTACCTCTGAGTAAAAAAATCTTCCCATTTATCGTATTCTTGAATTTCCTTCTGCCAAACTAAATCTAGCTCTGTTTTTTCAGGTAGCGGGATTGGCATAAAGTGTTGCGTGGTAGTCGGCGGCATGGACATGGTAGCCCAAGGTCTTCAACTGGCCAAGAAGCCGCATATTATAATTGCCACACCGGGTCGCTTGGTTGATCATCTAGAAAACATGAAAGGTTTTAACCTTAAGGCTATTAAATACTTGGTCATGGACGAGGCGGATCGCATTCTTAACATGGATTTTGAGGTGGAGCTGGACAAGATTCTGAAAGTATTGCCGCGTGAACGACGAACGTTTCTGTTCAGTGCGACCATGACCAAGAAAGTAAAGAAACTGCAGCGTGCCTCCCTCAAGGATCCTGTAAAGGTAGAGGTGTCTAACAAGTATCAGACGGTTGAGCAGTTGCAGCAATCATATTTGTTTATCCCTGTCAAATACAAGGATGTGTATTTGGTTCATATCCTTAATGAGCTGGCAGGCAACAGTTTCATGATATTTTGCAGCACCTGCAATAACACGGTAAAGACAGCATTGATGCTTCGCGCGTTGGGATTGGCTGCTATTCCGCTGCATGGTCAAATGTCGCAAAACAAGCGGCTGGCTGCTTTAAACAAATTCAAGACCAAAAACCGGTCAATACTCATTTCGACGGACGTGGCGTCCCGCGGCCTGGACATTCCTCATGTGGATGTTGTCGTCAATTTCGACATACCAACGCACAGCAAAGACTACATTCACCGCGTGGGAAGAACAGCAAGAGCAGGTCGCTCCGGCAAAGCCATAACCCTCGTGAGCCAGTATGACATTGAGTTGTATCAGCGCATCGAACATCTATTGGGGAAGCAACTGACACTGTATAAGTGTGAGGAGGATGAGGTGATGGCCCTTCAAGAACGAGTGGCCGAGGCACAGCGCACCGCCAAACTGGAGCTGAAGGATCTAGAAGATACAAGGGGTGGCAAGGGTCATAAGAGGGGCGGGGACAATAACGATGATTCGGAGAACTTCACGGGCGCTCGCAAACGCATAAAACCAATGGGCGGCACTGGCGGTGGCCACAAGCCTGGCGCTGGTGGAAGAAAGAGCTTTGGCAAAAAGAATTGGAGCAAGGGCAAGCAGAAGAGATAGGTCAGATCTGTATTAAAGATAAGTCTCGATTTTTATTAGTGCTACTCTaagaataatataataaaacttTTAAATAGAAATTACGCAACTTTTACTTTATTGATAGTTTCTGtaatacaaaatatttgtaataatcatttgataatttaatttattcaattaTGTTTATCAAGGGAAATGAAGAGATTGTGGTAGATGTCAAGTATATATGACAGTcatttttcattcattttcatttgcttaATCAAAATGATGTATATTGGTCGTATATTCATTGGAATAATTAAAGCTATGGGTTGGTAAATGTCCAAAATTAGGAATTGTGAAGTGTGGAGGctgaacagcagcagctggtgCAATGAACGAGGAATGAGAGGAACCCGCTTCTGGCGGCCCCTGGATTGCGCTCGCACTTTCATTCGATGCGCTGCTTAAAATGGACATAATAGTTTCGTTGGTACAAATAGAAGTTGGATGGAGGGTGATCAACTTAACAGCCTTTGCAAATTTATCTGAGCAGTCTTCGGAAGATTTAAGTATGGTGATCAAGTTCTTATGGGGTATCTTAAAGTTATAATACGTGTCCAGCTGCGTAAGCTTATCGCAATAGTCCTCCCAGTTAGCGTTGGACAGAATATTTAGCGTCGTTAGCATCAGATCCCGATATTTGTGCGCTTTGCATGGCAACCACACATGCTCCATTATCCTTTTCACAGCCTCTTTCTGCATTCCGCACTTACTGAGAGCTTCATACACGTGTGCCAGTAGGGGAGCTGAAATGCTTTTGTACAATCGGCAGTCGACCAGCATGATTAGCAGATACTGCCAGAGATGGCGAAATTCGAAGATATCCACGAACGAGGTGTAGTAGGTCTGGAACAGGAAAAAGCTTCGTTTCGTTTGTCGGTAGACGCTCACCAAGGTGTCGTCGTCCATCCTCATCAATCGTTGCTGGACTTCACCCAAATTGTTTCTCGTATGATCACAATTAAAAGAGATGCATTTGTTGTCCACACTGTGCATGCACCTTATCCCAAACACATCTTTGATCCAATTAACACCCTCTTGGGAGGTGGGAATGTGTACTTGTGGTATAACCTGTTGGCTTTTGGCGCTGACCAGAGCAGCTGCCGATTCTGGTGCTATACGATACGGTGGAGCAAATACTGGGAATGTTTCTTTGGCCCGTCGGGCAGCAGTTGCTTCGTCGCGTTGGTTACGATTGTATTCAGCTAAGGGTTTATCCCCTTGTGAAGGCGGCGCAGGCTTTGCCAACACCTTAATCTTTTTCAACTCCTCCTTCTCGTACAGGGAACGCATTACGGAGGGCTGTGTCTTCAGATTTTTAGCATTCAGTTTGGGAATTTGAAACGATTTtatgttttgctttttttgtgcgttttcttttttgattGGCTTAAGTGTTTCTGTGGAAGGCTCGGTTTTGGGTAACGGTTCGACCTCAGGCACATTCTCATCGTCGAGTCCATTCCAGGAGGCAGCTACCGAGAGcacatcatcatcgtcgtacTCATAGTCCAACTCTTCATTTCCTCCCATAAAGATGTCCATTAAATCGGATTTGTCTACCTCCACTGTCGATGGTCTCGTCACCTTCTCTAAGAACTTGCTGGTATTGACCAGCTGGGTATCGATCTCGCTCAGTGATTTATTGTTTAAGTTCTCCAGACAGCGATTGATCTCGGAGGCGTCACCCAGAGGCTGACCCACATGCATATTGTTTGTTGCATAGTCTTGTGGGCTCTGGAAGTTATCCTCGTCGCCAAACAAATTGATATTGTGTTTGTATAGGTCATCGCAGCGATTTTTAGGACAAGCGTTTGTAACATCAAGCTTGTGGCACAAATCCTTCTCAGCGGGTACATCGATTTCTGAGCATTTCAAGTTGATCGCAGTATGCGACTTATGGGCTGGCATCAACATTTTGGCGCTTATCTGCGGTAACAAAAGGAAGTTATTAGGTGGAGTAAAAACCAATATACTGCTTACTGATTTAACGCTATTGTTCCTTATATTGCTTGGTGACAAGCTGCTATGTACTCTAGATGTCTGCTGTCCAGATGCTTTTGAGATGGTTTTGGCCTGCTCACTGATCATTTCGTGAGTTGATTGCTTCTCCTGAGTCTTTGACTGCGGAGGCGCTCTAAGTCTTCGTTTCTTCTGTTTGGTAGGTTTCTTAACAGATTTTCGAAGGGGCTCTGCTAATTGCTTGCCTTGATCGTTCGAATTAGTTAATATTGATGGCTCCCATGGCAGCTGCTCTTTCTTATTTTGTGCGGGACGTCCTCCTTTTAGCTTCACTTTCTCAGGAGCAGGACTGCAATCTTTATTGCGAGAAAGAAAAAGGGGATTtagtttatttcttttcatcTTTAGCGACAATTTTGAAAGCGGCAGTTGGTCATCAGAGTCGTCGCTTGATTCCTTGTACTCGTTGTCGAGCAGGAATGGCGGTGGAGTCTTCGGCTGCTGTTTATTCTTAGGTTTGTCTCCTAAATTATGTACTTTCCCGGTTTTTGGCTTTAAGAATTGTGAACTATATCTGGGAACACGCTTGATTATTTTCCCTGGAGAAGTTTTGTAATCTTGTGTCTGACCAAATGAATTTCCACGTTGTGTTATCTTAGACGCACAATTGGGACTTAACATAAGAACATCTGGAAAAGCACATGAATCTTTCGTCAAGTTTGGAACATTGGGCGATGCCTCTCTGGActtgaaaacatttttgttgGAAGCACTAGCATGTTGTTCTCGGTTTTTGCGCGAATCATCCGTTGTATCGTCTACAAGTGGACACGTAACTGGGCGCTTCTTCGTACTTGAGAGTTTAGAATCTCTGCGCATGGAAATTTGAGCTTTGGAGGAACTGGAAGTCGTATGAATATTGCTCTGCTTCCAGATTTTAGTATATTTGGAGTCACCAGGATTTTTATGCGtagaatttttatttgaaacacTTGGAGATCTTTCCCCATCACCAGGATGACAACCTGTTGAATCAAGGGACTTGCTGGGACTCAGATGTTCACGCGGCGCGGTTGAATTGATGGGTTCCAGGAAAACAGGGGACTCTGGAGGTGTGGCCACTGGCCCATGCGGATTTTCCTGCACAGCTTTCCTCGGTCTGACCAAGAGCTCCTGTCTCAGCGGAATACTCGGATCCTGTTGGTTGATTAGAACATATAATAAACTAGTAGTTCTCCGATAAAATTTACGGAATTCTTACGCAGCTGGTTTGGATACAGTAGGGATTTTGCCAGCTTTCGAGGAACCCCCTGAAAAAAGTATTCCATTCGTGCTCTGACATGGAACTCGTTCCCAAGGTGGTCAGAATTTGCTGCCAGCAGGCCAGTTTTTGGCTCATCCTTATTTTAGCCAAGTTTTCCATGATCACGCCATGTGTGTTTGCGCATTAACTTTAATAGTTCCTACCAGTGTGACCGTGTCGTCGCGCTAAGCGGTAGTTAAATACCAGACGGCCCTATCATAAGGcttacaaattttaaaaccaAATATTGTGACTACCCAATTTGAATCCTTGAGTTATTCTGATATCCCTCACATGTGTCCATACACATCCATAAAAGTTACGGTTTTTCCTTAGAAATTATCTTAAAAGgaatattttatgaaaacgTATTTGTACCAAAACAGAGGAGTAGGAGCTTAGGGCTCCCAAGCGACAAACCTAAAACcgaaatttaaattcaatataGTGAAAAATGTAGTGATATTTTTCGTGCCGCAAGGCAGCTTTTGCCTAATTGCTAAGAGGCGTTAGCCTTAATGAAGTGCTAACTACTGCAATTGGCTTTAAAGCAGCATAGAAGAGAAAGCGCTTCAATATCAACCATCATCAAAAGTGAGTAATAAAGGAAAAAGCGGACAAAAGGTAGCTGGTATCTCGGGGAATCGTGAACCGGCCAAAATTTGGAATACATCCAAAGAGCAAAAGCGAATAAGGAGTAACAAATAATGCTCGAATAGCGGAAGAAAATAGGGAATCGACAGAAAGATAGAACAAAGTCTTGGAATTCGCAAGCGCTCCAATTCCTTCTGAAAAGTCAGAAATGTTGAATATCGATTAAGTTGAATATCGAATATATTTTGTTAGTAAAGTTCATACCAACGGTCCGGCAACATTGTATTATCGTATGCTTGGCTTCATTttcttatgtatgtatgtactcTTACTGAGTTCACTTCTTCATTAAACGTTTACAATTCAACATTGCGCGGGTGTTTTTTTCTGCAAATAAACCAACaaaggttatgggcccagatCCCTCGTCAATTGTGAAAAAGACTAGAAAACGTTTGGAAAATAATTCGTAATGAGCATGTCaattcaaaaagaaaaacttaacGTAAATTTTGACATATGTGTCTATGCGGAGTTTATTAATTACATCGGAGTTGTGGAATGTCGTGTGtgaaaaacaaatcaaatggAATGCTTCAAATGGAAGCAACGCAGGCAGTGGGAAACAATTGATCAAAATGCTTTAGCTGGtttaatattgaatattaagCCCACTAAGTTGATACATATAAAGTCGTGCACAGCATCGGCAGAAGCATAGATAAAATTGCGCAGAATTCATATGCCGGCGGGACCAATTAGAAAAACTCAGTTGTATCAAAAACTAGTGAGATTAAAAATGCGTTCTAGGGATACTGCGTCTTAGTATGTTGATTCGTTTGTAAACATAACTGATAAATTGGCAGAGCCGGCAATAAATTTGGAAGACGAGTTGAAGGTCATCATGTTTTTGTCTAGTTTGCCCGATTCTTGCGAAATTTTTGTAGTCGCAATAGAAACACACTTCAGTTCCTCGAGGAAGGCTCCAGAAAAGAAGAGAAACTAGAAGAAACAGAAGCTGTGTACACACACGCAAAGTATAGAAAAACAGTAGCAGACAAtcgccaaaaaaaataaatttaaaaggaAATGCTATAATAAAAAAAGtagagaaaaaagaaaaggagaACGAACAATCAAATTTTTTAATGCATAGCAGTGAAAAAATATATGGTGCCTTGACATTGTTGCTACTTCACATATGTGTTGTGACAAAACTAAATGTTCAAatattaatgaaaataaaaccaCGGTCATGTTATCAGAAATCACAAGATTACGATTACACAAGAAAGAACTGTTTTTGTGAAGTGTTCGAAAAATTCAAGCTATTTAAAAGTTATGTTGAATGTCAAACAA
This genomic stretch from Drosophila mauritiana strain mau12 chromosome 2L, ASM438214v1, whole genome shotgun sequence harbors:
- the LOC117136596 gene encoding probable ATP-dependent RNA helicase DDX47 isoform X1, which produces MQIDISILPPLTLSFRPRAVIEDEQTQLQTSDDDEDLSGEEELEDGDNDHVEEDNEAAQSGEDELSNGTEPEDDAAEEQKLTWKDLGLNEALCQACDELKWKAPSKIQREAIPVALQGKDVIGLAETGSGKTGAFALPILHALLENPQRYFALVLTPTRELAFQIGEQFEALGSGIGIKCCVVVGGMDMVAQGLQLAKKPHIIIATPGRLVDHLENMKGFNLKAIKYLVMDEADRILNMDFEVELDKILKVLPRERRTFLFSATMTKKVKKLQRASLKDPVKVEVSNKYQTVEQLQQSYLFIPVKYKDVYLVHILNELAGNSFMIFCSTCNNTVKTALMLRALGLAAIPLHGQMSQNKRLAALNKFKTKNRSILISTDVASRGLDIPHVDVVVNFDIPTHSKDYIHRVGRTARAGRSGKAITLVSQYDIELYQRIEHLLGKQLTLYKCEEDEVMALQERVAEAQRTAKLELKDLEDTRGGKGHKRGGDNNDDSENFTGARKRIKPMGGTGGGHKPGAGGRKSFGKKNWSKGKQKR
- the LOC117136585 gene encoding protein deadlock isoform X1, whose product is MENLAKIRMSQKLACWQQILTTLGTSSMSEHEWNTFFRGFLESWQNPYCIQTSCDPSIPLRQELLVRPRKAVQENPHGPVATPPESPVFLEPINSTAPREHLSPSKSLDSTGCHPGDGERSPSVSNKNSTHKNPGDSKYTKIWKQSNIHTTSSSSKAQISMRRDSKLSSTKKRPVTCPLVDDTTDDSRKNREQHASASNKNVFKSREASPNVPNLTKDSCAFPDVLMLSPNCASKITQRGNSFGQTQDYKTSPGKIIKRVPRYSSQFLKPKTGKVHNLGDKPKNKQQPKTPPPFLLDNEYKESSDDSDDQLPLSKLSLKMKRNKLNPLFLSRNKDCSPAPEKVKLKGGRPAQNKKEQLPWEPSILTNSNDQGKQLAEPLRKSVKKPTKQKKRRLRAPPQSKTQEKQSTHEMISEQAKTISKASGQQTSRVHSSLSPSNIRNNSVKSVSSILVFTPPNNFLLLPQISAKMLMPAHKSHTAINLKCSEIDVPAEKDLCHKLDVTNACPKNRCDDLYKHNINLFGDEDNFQSPQDYATNNMHVGQPLGDASEINRCLENLNNKSLSEIDTQLVNTSKFLEKVTRPSTVEVDKSDLMDIFMGGNEELDYEYDDDDVLSVAASWNGLDDENVPEVEPLPKTEPSTETLKPIKKENAQKKQNIKSFQIPKLNAKNLKTQPSVMRSLYEKEELKKIKVLAKPAPPSQGDKPLAEYNRNQRDEATAARRAKETFPVFAPPYRIAPESAAALVSAKSQQVIPQVHIPTSQEGVNWIKDVFGIRCMHSVDNKCISFNCDHTRNNLGEVQQRLMRMDDDTLVSVYRQTKRSFFLFQTYYTSFVDIFEFRHLWQYLLIMLVDCRLYKSISAPLLAHVYEALSKCGMQKEAVKRIMEHVWLPCKAHKYRDLMLTTLNILSNANWEDYCDKLTQLDTYYNFKIPHKNLITILKSSEDCSDKFAKAVKLITLHPTSICTNETIMSILSSASNESASAIQGPPEAGSSHSSFIAPAAAVQPPHFTIPNFGHLPTHSFNYSNEYTTNIHHFD
- the LOC117136585 gene encoding protein deadlock isoform X2 — protein: MENLAKIRMSQKLACWQQILTTLGTSSMSEHEWNTFFRGFLESWQNPYCIQTSCDPSIPLRQELLVRPRKAVQENPHGPVATPPESPVFLEPINSTAPREHLSPSKSLDSTGCHPGDGERSPSVSNKNSTHKNPGDSKYTKIWKQSNIHTTSSSSKAQISMRRDSKLSSTKKRPVTCPLVDDTTDDSRKNREQHASASNKNVFKSREASPNVPNLTKDSCAFPDVLMLSPNCASKITQRGNSFGQTQDYKTSPGKIIKRVPRYSSQFLKPKTGKVHNLGDKPKNKQQPKTPPPFLLDNEYKESSDDSDDQLPLSKLSLKMKRNKLNPLFLSRNKDCSPAPEKVKLKGGRPAQNKKEQLPWEPSILTNSNDQGKQLAEPLRKSVKKPTKQKKRRLRAPPQSKTQEKQSTHEMISEQAKTISKASGQQTSRVHSSLSPSNIRNNSVKSISAKMLMPAHKSHTAINLKCSEIDVPAEKDLCHKLDVTNACPKNRCDDLYKHNINLFGDEDNFQSPQDYATNNMHVGQPLGDASEINRCLENLNNKSLSEIDTQLVNTSKFLEKVTRPSTVEVDKSDLMDIFMGGNEELDYEYDDDDVLSVAASWNGLDDENVPEVEPLPKTEPSTETLKPIKKENAQKKQNIKSFQIPKLNAKNLKTQPSVMRSLYEKEELKKIKVLAKPAPPSQGDKPLAEYNRNQRDEATAARRAKETFPVFAPPYRIAPESAAALVSAKSQQVIPQVHIPTSQEGVNWIKDVFGIRCMHSVDNKCISFNCDHTRNNLGEVQQRLMRMDDDTLVSVYRQTKRSFFLFQTYYTSFVDIFEFRHLWQYLLIMLVDCRLYKSISAPLLAHVYEALSKCGMQKEAVKRIMEHVWLPCKAHKYRDLMLTTLNILSNANWEDYCDKLTQLDTYYNFKIPHKNLITILKSSEDCSDKFAKAVKLITLHPTSICTNETIMSILSSASNESASAIQGPPEAGSSHSSFIAPAAAVQPPHFTIPNFGHLPTHSFNYSNEYTTNIHHFD
- the LOC117136596 gene encoding probable ATP-dependent RNA helicase DDX47 isoform X2, coding for MSETSEDEQTQLQTSDDDEDLSGEEELEDGDNDHVEEDNEAAQSGEDELSNGTEPEDDAAEEQKLTWKDLGLNEALCQACDELKWKAPSKIQREAIPVALQGKDVIGLAETGSGKTGAFALPILHALLENPQRYFALVLTPTRELAFQIGEQFEALGSGIGIKCCVVVGGMDMVAQGLQLAKKPHIIIATPGRLVDHLENMKGFNLKAIKYLVMDEADRILNMDFEVELDKILKVLPRERRTFLFSATMTKKVKKLQRASLKDPVKVEVSNKYQTVEQLQQSYLFIPVKYKDVYLVHILNELAGNSFMIFCSTCNNTVKTALMLRALGLAAIPLHGQMSQNKRLAALNKFKTKNRSILISTDVASRGLDIPHVDVVVNFDIPTHSKDYIHRVGRTARAGRSGKAITLVSQYDIELYQRIEHLLGKQLTLYKCEEDEVMALQERVAEAQRTAKLELKDLEDTRGGKGHKRGGDNNDDSENFTGARKRIKPMGGTGGGHKPGAGGRKSFGKKNWSKGKQKR